The Alphaproteobacteria bacterium genome has a segment encoding these proteins:
- a CDS encoding adenylosuccinate synthase — MSHVTVVGVQWGDEGKGKIVDWLSEKADVVARFQGGHNAGHTLVIQGTTYKLSLLPSGIIRPGKMAVIGNGVVLDPYALLREIDTLKQAGIPVSTDNLAIADTVPLIVSLHREIDQLAEAYRGKSKIGTTGRGIGPAYEDKIARRAIRLCDLTDRDYLQDRVEGLIFYHNAIRRGLNAPEVKAQTIMDELLAIADQVLPFATPGWKLMDKLAKSGKRILFEGAQGLMLDVDAGTYPFVTSSNTVAAQAYTGTGLGINHHSYVLGITKAYTTRVGSGPFPTELQDEVGKHLGEKGKEFGTVTGRSRRCGWFDAVMVRQAATLSGVHGIALTKLDILDGLDEIKICVGYRLHGETIDYYPSSSAAQLVVEPVYETMPGWKETITGINSLEGLPQATRNYIKRLETLTGIPITVISTSPERDHTILLKDPFEK, encoded by the coding sequence ATGAGCCATGTAACGGTTGTCGGCGTCCAATGGGGCGATGAAGGTAAAGGTAAAATAGTTGATTGGTTATCCGAAAAAGCGGATGTTGTTGCTCGTTTTCAAGGTGGGCACAATGCCGGACATACCCTCGTTATCCAAGGGACTACCTATAAATTAAGCTTGCTTCCAAGCGGTATTATCCGCCCAGGCAAAATGGCAGTGATTGGCAATGGAGTTGTGCTAGACCCCTATGCCCTTCTTAGAGAAATTGATACGCTTAAACAAGCCGGTATTCCCGTTTCAACGGATAATTTAGCGATTGCCGACACGGTTCCCCTCATTGTGAGTTTACACCGTGAGATCGACCAATTAGCTGAAGCCTATCGCGGTAAAAGCAAAATTGGTACCACCGGCCGCGGCATTGGACCTGCATACGAGGATAAAATCGCGCGCCGGGCTATCCGTTTATGCGACTTAACCGACCGTGACTACCTGCAAGATCGCGTCGAAGGTTTGATTTTCTATCACAATGCTATCCGGCGTGGATTAAATGCACCAGAAGTTAAAGCACAAACCATTATGGATGAATTGCTGGCCATAGCCGACCAGGTACTGCCTTTTGCCACACCAGGATGGAAATTAATGGATAAATTGGCTAAGTCCGGCAAACGCATTCTTTTTGAAGGTGCACAGGGATTAATGCTCGACGTTGATGCCGGTACTTACCCTTTTGTGACATCGTCCAATACCGTTGCAGCGCAAGCGTATACAGGTACAGGCCTTGGCATTAATCATCATAGTTATGTACTTGGCATTACCAAGGCCTATACCACCCGCGTAGGCAGCGGCCCCTTCCCCACAGAGCTTCAAGACGAAGTAGGGAAGCATCTGGGTGAAAAAGGTAAAGAATTCGGAACCGTCACCGGACGTAGCCGCCGTTGCGGATGGTTTGATGCCGTCATGGTTCGACAAGCAGCTACCCTTTCTGGTGTGCATGGTATCGCTTTAACCAAGCTTGATATTCTCGATGGCCTTGATGAGATTAAAATCTGTGTTGGCTATCGCCTACACGGTGAAACCATTGATTACTACCCCTCTTCTTCTGCGGCACAATTAGTGGTTGAACCTGTTTACGAAACAATGCCTGGTTGGAAAGAAACCATTACCGGTATCAATTCACTCGAAGGGCTTCCACAAGCAACGCGTAATTACATCAAACGGTTGGAAACATTAACTGGAATTCCTATTACGGTGATTTCTACCAGCCCAGAACGCGATCATACGATTTTATTGAAAGATCCGTTTGAGAAGTAG
- a CDS encoding NAD(P)-dependent oxidoreductase: MEFQFTHNDVMHEFFWKLLNPLHRLIIPYPSAHDTNLRRLALLHTKCMNQPVFENSPKVTILGTSDQVGVALLRRLLAGDAQVFASRHVTSVPLTHSHLTWFTADLTQQPLILPNPTSVVFSTVNITLLPQHIPQLASQHVQHIIALSSTSVMTKSKSPNKKEQLEAQAIHRAEKELQKQCAAFGIAFTIFRPSLIYGYGLDLNITLLDNMIKRYSIFLFPGKGKGKRAPTHADDVAQVMLSAFINPISRNKIYSIEGGDVMTMRDIVTFLFHRYHKKPRIFQLESLPKIFEYFPFGPFNSETILRMERDMLFDDSQARSELGYDPRPFSLDY; the protein is encoded by the coding sequence ATGGAATTTCAATTTACGCATAATGATGTCATGCACGAATTTTTTTGGAAGCTTTTAAACCCGCTTCACAGGCTTATTATACCTTATCCTTCCGCGCATGATACCAATCTGCGGCGGTTAGCGCTGTTGCACACCAAATGCATGAACCAACCTGTCTTTGAAAACAGCCCTAAGGTTACCATATTGGGTACATCCGACCAGGTAGGCGTTGCCTTGCTACGCAGACTGCTTGCTGGTGATGCACAGGTTTTTGCTTCCAGGCATGTCACATCAGTGCCTCTGACCCATTCTCATTTAACCTGGTTTACCGCTGATCTGACGCAACAGCCTTTGATCCTGCCTAATCCCACCAGTGTTGTTTTTTCAACGGTGAACATCACCTTACTACCTCAACATATTCCGCAATTAGCCAGTCAGCATGTGCAGCATATCATTGCGCTTAGTTCCACTTCGGTGATGACGAAATCGAAATCGCCCAATAAAAAGGAACAGCTGGAAGCTCAGGCTATCCATAGAGCTGAAAAGGAACTCCAAAAACAATGCGCTGCATTTGGAATCGCGTTTACCATTTTCAGACCTTCACTCATTTATGGGTATGGTTTGGATTTAAATATCACACTGCTTGATAACATGATCAAGCGTTACAGTATCTTTCTTTTTCCAGGTAAAGGAAAAGGGAAACGCGCCCCTACCCATGCTGATGATGTCGCCCAGGTAATGCTGAGTGCTTTTATCAATCCCATCAGTCGGAATAAAATTTATTCCATTGAAGGTGGAGATGTCATGACCATGCGTGATATTGTGACTTTCCTGTTTCACCGCTATCATAAAAAACCGCGTATATTCCAGCTGGAATCATTGCCGAAAATCTTTGAATATTTTCCCTTTGGCCCCTTTAATTCTGAAACCATCTTACGAATGGAACGTGATATGCTATTTGACGATAGCCAGGCTCGCAGTGAACTAGGCTATGACCCGCGCCCCTTTAGCTTAGATTATTAG